The Gopherus flavomarginatus isolate rGopFla2 chromosome 4, rGopFla2.mat.asm, whole genome shotgun sequence genomic interval ATGTTACAAAACCCATCCTTAAGTACGAAGTCTGATGACTCTCATACAGTTAAACAGCGACTTGCACTAAGACTGTCAGAGAAAAAAGGGCAAGACTCTGAGCAGTCACTAAATCTTTTGAGCCCACATAGCAAAGGAAGCACTGATTCTGGTTACTTTTCCCGCTCAGAAAGTGCAGAGCAACAAATAAGCCCTCCAAATACTAATGCAAAGTCTTATGAAGAAATAATCTTTGGGAAATTCTATCGGATTAGTCAAAGGACAGCACTAACAGTAGCAACAGCCAATCAAGAACACAATTTAATGGGTAAAAAGGGCAGAGGGGAGCAGCCTCTACCTCTGGTGAACACCAGATTAGACATCAAGATGCTTGAAGAACATATTTCTCATCTAACTCCAAATAAAGACACACTCATTGATCCCAGTAAACTGAGCACTATTACATCTACCCAACTCTTCAGCAGTAGCAATACAGAGTCCAAACAATCCCAGACTACAACATCATCCATCAAAAATGAACTGAACCTTTACCCATTAAGTCAGCAGGGTGACACGCCTGGACTTTTAGAGCCTCCAGTAGATGCTTTTCCACTTATTAGAAGTAACTCCATGCCAACATCTTCTGCAACCAATTTAGGTGTTCCCTCATCTTTGAGAGGAAGCCATTCCTTTGATGAGAGAATGACAGGTTCAGATGATGTGTTTTATCCTGGGACAGTAGGAATATCCCATCAGAGGATGTTAAGAAGACAAGCTGCCTTTGAGCTGCCCTCAGTGCAGGAGGGGCACTCAGATCCAGACTATCATGGGAGAACAGGAAAAAATATCCTTGTTTCTTCCAGCAGGTCAACAGGTGATGAAAAAGGGTCATCCTTGAAGGAGAAGAAATTGATAGCAGGGGAGAGAACCTTCTATGACTATGATGCTTGTGGAAAGCACTACAGAAAATGGGAAGAATTTGAAACTCAAAAGCTGAACTACCGAGACTTGCCATGCTCGGGCGGGATAAAACAAGGAGGGGAGTACTTTGTTGATTCATTTGGACAATCACAGCCAGTGCTGTCTGTATACGGAACCACATTCGAAAACAGAAAACGCAGAAAAGAGAAAAGTGTTGGGGATGAGGAGGATGTTCCCATGCTTTGCAGCAGTGGTACTGGCACCCCAGTGGGGATGCTGCCTTCAGATTTTGATCCCAAACCCCAAATTCAGGAAGGGACAAGAAGCACATGGGATAATGCTGCCCATTATCATGCAGAGCGTTTTGAAATCTGTAGACCTCActtgcaatctggaagcctatCAGCTTCATTAGAAGAGTCATCTTTAGCTGCAGAACAAGAAAAGACAGCAGAGTCACTGAACAGAAAACCCCCTGGAAATGTCATCTCTGTCATTCAGCATACAAACTCATTGAGCAGGCCAAACTCATTTGAAAGGTCTGAATCTACAGAACATATTGCTTGCCTGCAGGATAAAACCTACTCGCTGTCTGAAACCTGTGAGAGTGAGATTTCTGAGTCCCCAATGAGCCCAGAGCGGGCTCAGCAAACAGAAAATGCTGATAGTGTGAATAAACCGTCTCTGTCCCAACAGCCACAGCCATACCATATGCAGCCCAGACTGGTTCGCCAGCATAACATACAAGTACCTGAGATCCGTGTTACAGAGGAACCAGATAAACCTGAGAAAGATAAAGAAGTTCAGAGTAAAGagcaggaaagacctgctgaagAGTTCCAGTGGCCGCAAAGAAGTGAAACTCTTTCTCAACTCCCAGCAGAAAAATTACCACCCAAAAAGAAACGCTTACGGCTTGCTGACATGGAGCACTCCTCTGGAGAGTCCAGCTTTGAATCCACCGGCACAAGCCTCTCTCGCAGCCCTAGCCAAGAAAGTAATTTGTCCCATAGTTCAAGTTTTTCAATGTCCTTTGAAAGGGAAGAAAATACCAAGTTCATCGTGCCTTCCAAACAGGATGAGTTTGGAAAACAGTCCGAGTTTTTAACTGTTCCAGCTGGTGCTTACTCACTTTCTGTCCCTGGGTATCACCATCAGAAGGAAATGAGACGTTGCTCGTCTGAACAGATGCCTTGTCCGCATGCTGCTGAAATCCCAGAGATACGAAGTAAATCCTTTGATTATGGGAATCTGTCTCAtgcttcagcagctggggcacctTCTGCAGGATTATCTCCATCACGAGAAAGGAAGAAATGCTTTCTGGTCCGTCAGGCTTCTTTTAGTGGATTCCCAGAGATTCCCCAGATTGATCAAAGTGTGGAACAAAATATAAAGCAAGAGCAGATGGAACACATACATGCTGGTCTTCGCTCTTCCCAAGTTGCTTGGCATcattctcccacctctgtgcttcAGCCCATTCAGGCAGATGACTCTGGAAAGCAGGCTGTTGGTTCTGGCGCACAGCTTGCCCAGCAACATGCCATCCTTGCAGACAATCAGGACATTTTAAGGAATCCCTTGATTCAACAAGCACCTTATATTTCAAACAAATATCCAGCAGAGCAACAGCACCTATTTGCACATCAAGAAAAGGTTCCATTTCCCCCCATTCCCAATGCCTTGTTTCAGTTTCCATATCCTGCTGTCAGTATGGTTCCCTTACCAGCTCAGCAACCTGTCTTATGGCAGTCATGTGCAGAACCTTTACAGAGAAACTTGCCACATCATTTTGTACAGCAGTTACAAAAAGCATGTGTCAAACAACCTTTCCAAACAGAAATTCATCCTAGTTATCACCTGGAGCACACTCAAGAGCATATTGGAAAGAAACCGGCTGAATACATGCATGCGAAAGAGCAAACGTACCTGCATTACTCAGGAACATCTGGGCAGTATTCGAAAAATGCTAAGTACCTGCCAGACCCTAGTATTAAGTCAGCAGAGATCTCCTCTGATCAGCATCTACAGACAGGTTTTGACTCCCCGAATGATGGATCTGTACAGTCTTTACCAGGAACAGTTGTTCCTGTCAGGATTCAGACCCATGTACCATCTTATGGTAGTGTCATGTATACAAGCATTTCCCAGATCCTTGCACAGAACAACAGCCCTGCTATTGTCATTTGCAAAGTGGATGAGACAGTTTCTCAAAGAACATTATCAACAAGTGCAGCCATGCAAGGACTAGGATTTAACATAGCCCAGCTATTAGGCCAGAATGGTGGGTTAGAAAAATATCCTTTGTGGAAAGTACCACAGACTTTACCACTTGACTTGGAATCCTCAATCCCATTGTGTCTGACATCCAGTTCTGACACTGCCTCTACCCTGGGAGGAAGCAAACGAATGCTTTCACCAGCAAGCAGCTTGGAGCTCTTTATGGAGACTAAGCAGCAGAAAAgggtcaaagaagaaaaaatgtatgGACAGATTGTTGAGGAGCTAAGTGCAGTAGAGTTGACTAATTCAGATATAAAGAAGGATTTTCCCAGAATACAAAAGCCTCAGCTAGTTAGGCAGAGCTGTGCTACTGAGCCAAAGGAAAGTGTGACGTCCGTGTCATCCTCTTCACCATCATCGTCCTCATCATCTCAAGACTTCCCATCTGCCAACATACCAACAGCTGACCCTTTTCTGAGCAGGGAAAAGCTTTCCAGTTTTGATTCAGCATCTCCAGGGCACAAGTCGAGTGGCCCTTCTGAAGGAAGAGAGTCACCAGAAGAACTGGATGTGGATGAAACAGCATCAGATATGAGCATGAGCCCACAGAGGTCTTCACTGCCATCAGAAATTCAGACAGAAGAACAACTGCAACAGCAGAAATTGCCTGCTGGTATGTTGGTCCAGATGGCATCCAATCCAAATGGGAAAGCAGCACGCTCAGCCATCCTCCTAACAGATGGAGCAGATTTTCAGCAGATCTTTCAGTTCCCTAGTCTACGCACTACTACTACTGTGAGCTGGTGTTTCTTAAACTATACCAAGCCCAGTTACATTCAACAAGCAACCCTCAAATCTTCAGTTTATGCTTCATGGTGTATTAGTTCGTGTAACCCAAACCCATCAGGGTTAAATACGAAGACTACTCTAGCACTTCTAAGGTCCAAGCAGAAAAACACCGCAGAAATTTATTCTTTGGCTGCTATGCATAGACCTGGAGCTGGTAAACTGACCTCGTCAAGTGCATGGAAACAGTTTGCTCAGGTAAACAATAAGTTAAAAAATCCCTTTCATCCAGACCTTACACCAaaccaaaaaatgaaataaattatgATGCATAAATCAACGTAAGGATAATGAAAAGCTGATATTTGACAGTTGCAATTCTGAATAATAAGTAAAAATTGTATCTATTACAGCTTTTCTAATGTTTTGAACAGAAAATGCATCATCCCATAAAAGTTAAATAAAGGTTCAAAGCAAATATGTCCTGTTTAAGCCTATATGATTATCCTATGTACCTCTTTGTCACTTTTAAAACTATCCACACTGGAAAATCAAAAGGTACAACATACTCTGGGAGAGCATTCTAGGGCCATGACTCTTGACCCCTGTTCTTCCCCTGCGTGCTCTGACAGCTGATTCAGAGTATGATTTCGGTGACAATGGAAGACAATAGAAGAGCAGGACATTTGAGGGCCTTATTTCACATGGGTCATTTAGTTTTTACTCCAGCCTTTTTCTAGTAACAAATATTGTCATTAATGGGAGttacctgaataaagactgaataACAACTGAATAAGGACCTCCAGATTTGGTCCCAAGTGATCAGCATACCACAGCCATGATTGGCCAGCATGATGTGGTGATGCTTTTGCTGTATCAGCAGATAACGCGCCTTTAAAATGTGCCTGTTCTGCCCCTCCCCCGTCTCTCACCAGACGTAA includes:
- the HIVEP2 gene encoding transcription factor HIVEP2, translating into MPIDYCVESSKEKEKSVNLQRLWKNGSNKTLRSIALDTLHVSAQLSSELALKTSYNKMDSGDTAIGQKATSRSGETAEVPTRWRQEHSAVIKMSTFGNQEIQRQPETDHEQIGNTASAQLFSSGKLGSSGEVGQQVTEKQYPQHRPSPYSCQHSLSFPQHSLPQGFLHNIKPHQSLEGHTWQFPGHLQSVASEDIFPFHLHGHSGGYSRKKISSLNPAYSQYSQKSIEQSEDAHKKEHKPKKPGKYICPYCSRACAKPSVLKKHIRSHTGERPYPCVPCGFSFKTKSNLYKHRKSHAHAIKAGLVPFTESAVSKLDLDASLIDVEAEIHSDGEQSTDTDDETSLLVESSDKLSPVPQMPLDIASRSNFHSSIDESLGGPMKVPILIIPKSGIQLPSENSQYIGSDMLQNPSLSTKSDDSHTVKQRLALRLSEKKGQDSEQSLNLLSPHSKGSTDSGYFSRSESAEQQISPPNTNAKSYEEIIFGKFYRISQRTALTVATANQEHNLMGKKGRGEQPLPLVNTRLDIKMLEEHISHLTPNKDTLIDPSKLSTITSTQLFSSSNTESKQSQTTTSSIKNELNLYPLSQQGDTPGLLEPPVDAFPLIRSNSMPTSSATNLGVPSSLRGSHSFDERMTGSDDVFYPGTVGISHQRMLRRQAAFELPSVQEGHSDPDYHGRTGKNILVSSSRSTGDEKGSSLKEKKLIAGERTFYDYDACGKHYRKWEEFETQKLNYRDLPCSGGIKQGGEYFVDSFGQSQPVLSVYGTTFENRKRRKEKSVGDEEDVPMLCSSGTGTPVGMLPSDFDPKPQIQEGTRSTWDNAAHYHAERFEICRPHLQSGSLSASLEESSLAAEQEKTAESLNRKPPGNVISVIQHTNSLSRPNSFERSESTEHIACLQDKTYSLSETCESEISESPMSPERAQQTENADSVNKPSLSQQPQPYHMQPRLVRQHNIQVPEIRVTEEPDKPEKDKEVQSKEQERPAEEFQWPQRSETLSQLPAEKLPPKKKRLRLADMEHSSGESSFESTGTSLSRSPSQESNLSHSSSFSMSFEREENTKFIVPSKQDEFGKQSEFLTVPAGAYSLSVPGYHHQKEMRRCSSEQMPCPHAAEIPEIRSKSFDYGNLSHASAAGAPSAGLSPSRERKKCFLVRQASFSGFPEIPQIDQSVEQNIKQEQMEHIHAGLRSSQVAWHHSPTSVLQPIQADDSGKQAVGSGAQLAQQHAILADNQDILRNPLIQQAPYISNKYPAEQQHLFAHQEKVPFPPIPNALFQFPYPAVSMVPLPAQQPVLWQSCAEPLQRNLPHHFVQQLQKACVKQPFQTEIHPSYHLEHTQEHIGKKPAEYMHAKEQTYLHYSGTSGQYSKNAKYLPDPSIKSAEISSDQHLQTGFDSPNDGSVQSLPGTVVPVRIQTHVPSYGSVMYTSISQILAQNNSPAIVICKVDETVSQRTLSTSAAMQGLGFNIAQLLGQNGGLEKYPLWKVPQTLPLDLESSIPLCLTSSSDTASTLGGSKRMLSPASSLELFMETKQQKRVKEEKMYGQIVEELSAVELTNSDIKKDFPRIQKPQLVRQSCATEPKESVTSVSSSSPSSSSSSQDFPSANIPTADPFLSREKLSSFDSASPGHKSSGPSEGRESPEELDVDETASDMSMSPQRSSLPSEIQTEEQLQQQKLPAGMLVQMASNPNGKAARSAILLTDGADFQQIFQFPSLRTTTTVSWCFLNYTKPSYIQQATLKSSVYASWCISSCNPNPSGLNTKTTLALLRSKQKNTAEIYSLAAMHRPGAGKLTSSSAWKQFAQMKHEPFFLFGSKLEKKVVGNIIKERVKGESHGDKDIASKQTEPVRIKIFEGGYKSNEDYVYVRGRGRGKYICEECGIRCKKPSMLKKHIRTHTDVRPYVCKLCNFAFKTKGNLTKHMKSKAHMKKCLELGVSMTSVDDAETEEAENIEDMHQEAEKSSMAGISKEHQFSDAEESDGDDGDDNDDDEEDDDDFDDTQGDSTPKTRSRSTSPQPPRFSSLSVNAAAASYGASPDSSISMGHSSLISYLVTLPSIQVTQLITPSDSCEDSQMTEYQKFFQSKSTDSEPDKDRLDIPSCMEEDYMLSLEPTSSPRDFSPSSRQSSPGCDSSPYRDNSPKRYLVPKGDLSPRRHLSPRRDISPMRHLSPRKEAVLRRELSPRRDVSPRRHLSPRRPMSPGKDASARRELSPRRERRYMASVRAASPRRGLYHNPALSMGQYLQSESVPLGHARKGLSQSPYFSVYGEKGISNHHGSSLFPEGPNDYVFSHLPLHSQQQIRAPLPMMPIGGIQMVHSVPMALSDLHPPSIVPLQRESSEEKQRVTSETITKESYVISKHREKWTSPHILHPAVPSNVSSSPLLKQSTSEDSFIATEREQEENIQTCTKAIASLRIATEEAVLHGAEQPQRASEPYQKPLESAHFSIKHFSGSEPGQACASATHPDLHSGEKDSFGTSQTALAHSTFYNKSSVDVRELGFHSRKESPSSTQERKDTSSEKSKLH